One Nostoc sp. UHCC 0302 DNA window includes the following coding sequences:
- a CDS encoding type II CAAX endopeptidase family protein, which yields MSKMSSNHPQKLPAAFAPNRVSRPGWLEIIVGLVVFAIVGFGVGSQLRRLGLDPVVYGLVFTSLSGIAGIAGFAAAALLRIRSLSAFGVRRVSRRWLLIAIGVGLVAFVLKGLAVLGWIQITGNTNNVQGVYAEGGSGGVLSLVLATLFLGIVTPLGEDLFFRGVVANALLRYGSFIGVVGSTVIFALCHGINIVFPAAVVAGLATAEVFRRSGSVWTAVIVHVVFNLPTIPVMVAADMG from the coding sequence ATGTCTAAAATGTCTTCTAACCACCCACAGAAGCTCCCTGCCGCGTTCGCACCAAACAGGGTCTCCCGTCCAGGCTGGCTTGAGATCATTGTGGGTCTTGTCGTCTTCGCGATCGTTGGATTCGGGGTTGGCTCGCAACTCAGGCGGCTCGGTCTTGATCCTGTGGTCTACGGACTGGTCTTCACCTCGCTGTCTGGCATCGCCGGGATTGCCGGGTTCGCAGCGGCAGCACTACTACGGATTCGATCCCTGAGTGCCTTTGGTGTGCGCCGAGTTTCCAGACGCTGGCTGCTCATCGCGATCGGAGTCGGACTGGTTGCCTTCGTACTCAAGGGATTGGCAGTTCTGGGCTGGATTCAGATCACCGGGAACACCAACAATGTTCAGGGTGTGTACGCAGAGGGCGGTAGCGGCGGAGTACTATCCCTGGTTTTAGCCACGTTGTTCCTCGGTATCGTCACGCCTCTTGGCGAGGATTTGTTCTTTCGGGGTGTCGTCGCTAACGCGCTGCTGCGCTACGGTTCGTTCATCGGGGTCGTGGGTAGCACCGTGATCTTTGCCCTTTGTCATGGCATCAACATCGTCTTTCCCGCAGCCGTAGTCGCGGGTCTCGCCACTGCCGAGGTCTTCCGCCGCAGCGGCTCGGTCTGGACTGCTGTCATTGTTCACGTCGTTTTCAATTTGCCCACAATTCCGGTGATGGTAGCTGCTGACATGGGCTGA
- a CDS encoding peptidoglycan-binding domain-containing protein, with product MQLLQRILQDSGFLGAAGVRLGNPRGAIVDGIFGAVTASAVRELQRLYRIPVTGRVNPTTWEVVDMHENPY from the coding sequence GTGCAATTGTTACAACGCATCCTTCAAGACAGTGGCTTTTTAGGAGCCGCAGGTGTGAGGTTAGGCAATCCAAGAGGGGCGATCGTCGATGGCATCTTTGGTGCGGTCACAGCGTCTGCGGTACGCGAGCTCCAGAGACTATACAGAATCCCAGTTACAGGGCGAGTCAATCCAACCACCTGGGAAGTCGTGGATATGCACGAAAACCCCTATTGA
- a CDS encoding IS630 family transposase: MIKKHVIAPIDKNRRIRYWCEDESRVGLKTEAGRLITIKGVKPVGIMQWNRDNFYLYGLVEPLTGEYFIWEFSHLNAACFQIFLEKFSATYAQDIHIIQLDNGAFHFSQHLQIPENIILLFQPPHTPQVNPIERLWEEVKRHLAWESFGTLDELRQFIWKRLEKLNTSIVASITGWDFILDALFESNFS; encoded by the coding sequence GTGATTAAAAAACACGTTATTGCACCAATAGATAAAAACAGAAGAATTAGATATTGGTGTGAAGATGAAAGCCGTGTTGGGTTGAAAACTGAAGCTGGCAGATTAATTACAATAAAAGGTGTCAAGCCTGTTGGTATTATGCAATGGAACCGAGATAATTTTTATTTATATGGATTAGTAGAACCATTAACTGGAGAGTATTTTATCTGGGAATTCTCTCATTTAAATGCAGCTTGTTTTCAGATTTTTTTAGAAAAGTTTTCTGCCACTTATGCCCAAGATATACATATCATTCAGTTAGATAATGGTGCTTTTCATTTTAGTCAGCATCTACAGATACCAGAGAATATAATTTTATTGTTTCAACCTCCACATACACCGCAAGTTAATCCTATCGAGCGATTATGGGAGGAAGTTAAAAGACATTTAGCTTGGGAGAGCTTTGGAACTTTAGATGAATTGAGGCAATTTATCTGGAAGCGTTTGGAGAAATTAAACACATCAATCGTTGCTTCTATTACAGGTTGGGATTTTATTCTTGATGCTTTATTTGAATCAAATTTTTCGTGA
- a CDS encoding CPBP family intramembrane glutamic endopeptidase: protein MAILKQFGILFVLGSVGIVMYTIASIPLVEQKLAKLSPEILEKVPPLGILMLLQGLQYSILLAISILIGIGCAYRVGLSSHLIDHWVFHTAKSPSFAVEMKWSLGVGAAAAIVLLLLDQLMQPVLPEALRAANNTEPSWLNLLTAMFYGGITEEILMRWGLMSLLVWIAWKGLKQGVTLPSQGIYQGAIVLAALVFGLLHLPATAAIVPLTPVVIIRALLLNGIVGIAFGWLFWQYSLEAAMLAHISVHAFAFVLSGLLARLA, encoded by the coding sequence ATGGCAATTCTGAAACAATTCGGGATTTTATTTGTATTGGGCAGTGTGGGAATTGTGATGTACACGATCGCGTCTATTCCTTTAGTCGAGCAAAAGTTAGCGAAACTGTCTCCAGAAATACTGGAAAAAGTGCCGCCATTGGGGATTTTAATGCTTCTGCAAGGACTACAGTATTCAATTCTACTGGCAATCAGCATTCTAATCGGAATTGGTTGTGCCTATCGTGTTGGATTAAGCTCCCATTTGATTGATCATTGGGTGTTTCACACCGCTAAGTCTCCATCTTTTGCCGTTGAGATGAAGTGGAGCTTAGGTGTGGGTGCAGCGGCGGCGATCGTTCTCTTGTTGCTCGATCAGTTGATGCAACCTGTCCTACCTGAAGCGCTACGGGCAGCCAATAATACAGAGCCAAGTTGGTTGAATTTGCTCACAGCAATGTTCTATGGCGGCATCACTGAGGAAATTTTGATGCGCTGGGGTTTAATGTCGCTGCTTGTTTGGATCGCGTGGAAAGGGCTAAAACAAGGCGTTACGTTGCCAAGTCAAGGGATTTACCAGGGTGCGATCGTTCTAGCCGCTTTGGTATTTGGACTACTACACCTGCCAGCGACTGCTGCGATCGTTCCCCTCACTCCAGTTGTGATTATTCGGGCGTTGTTACTGAATGGGATTGTGGGGATTGCGTTTGGCTGGCTCTTTTGGCAATATTCGCTAGAGGCTGCAATGTTAGCTCATATCAGCGTTCATGCTTTTGCCTTTGTTCTTAGCGGTTTACTGGCAAGGTTGGCTTAA
- a CDS encoding PAS domain S-box protein, translating into MKAAQAISEMIHLDQLTVTLMQVVIENAGAETGALLLLEDDQLTVVAQCSGSRQCNLEKIAVAGCATIPVSVIQSVERTSETLVFDDAISEPSFLTDRYIQNQQTRSLLCMPILKQNQLIGILYLENNLSTGVFTSDRLQVLKLLIAQAAISLENARLYERLSDYSETLERKVEEQTQALQQEIAERQQTEAALRQSEANYRNLLQTANSVIIRYDPQGRIRYINDYGVKLLGYEEHQILGRTLFETIIPDIEISGRDVKPFVHDLLRNPQSYPQGEGENLCRDGRRVWVVWSNQAIFNEQGDVVEILSVGNDTTQRRQAEEALQRSEAKFRAIFENSQVGIYRTRTCDGLILNANQRFADLFGFDSPEEIIGLEHTTGYYVNQGVRQQAIELLKRDGELQSFEVQMRKQDGTLFWGLFSSYLNAADDYIEGVIADISDRKQAEVALQASEAELRALFSAIPDPLCIFNAEGQVIGAIKGNPSYGELHREEYIGKTLHQLYATEQADEFLSYIQQVLRTQQVLTVEYSQWIAEREIWFSARIAPIRHEQVIWIARDITLQKRAEAASILEERNRMAREIHDTLAQAFTGILAQVGAAKQVLTDDLEATEAHLDLIKELARTGLVEARRSVVALRPQLLEEGSLQSALHCLVAQLRTAAMDTTLYYEIEGAVYSLPTEVESNLLRIGQEALTNAIRHANADEIRVKLGYDRDQFCLRVRDNGQGFGVGSIPASEGFGLLGMSERAERIGAQLTIRSQPGEGTEMIVTVDREASQ; encoded by the coding sequence ATGAAAGCGGCTCAAGCCATCTCAGAAATGATCCATCTCGATCAATTAACTGTAACGTTGATGCAGGTGGTGATAGAAAATGCCGGAGCCGAAACTGGCGCTCTGCTTCTCCTGGAAGATGATCAGCTCACTGTTGTGGCTCAGTGCAGTGGGAGTAGACAGTGTAACCTAGAAAAGATCGCTGTTGCTGGCTGTGCAACAATTCCTGTCTCCGTCATCCAATCAGTAGAACGCACATCTGAAACTCTGGTGTTTGATGATGCAATCAGCGAACCGTCTTTTTTGACTGATCGGTATATTCAAAACCAACAAACGCGATCGCTTCTGTGTATGCCCATTCTTAAGCAAAATCAGCTGATTGGCATACTTTATCTAGAGAACAATCTCAGTACCGGAGTGTTTACTAGCGATCGCTTACAAGTCCTTAAACTGTTGATTGCTCAGGCAGCAATTTCACTGGAGAATGCTCGGTTATATGAACGGTTATCGGATTATTCCGAAACACTGGAAAGGAAGGTAGAAGAGCAAACTCAAGCTTTGCAGCAGGAGATCGCGGAACGTCAACAAACCGAAGCCGCATTGAGACAAAGTGAAGCAAATTATCGCAACCTGCTACAAACCGCGAATTCCGTTATCATTCGCTATGATCCGCAAGGACGGATTCGCTACATCAACGATTATGGGGTAAAACTTCTTGGCTATGAAGAACATCAGATTTTAGGGCGAACCTTATTTGAAACAATCATTCCAGACATCGAAATCTCTGGACGCGATGTCAAACCCTTTGTCCATGATTTACTTCGTAATCCTCAATCGTACCCGCAAGGCGAGGGTGAAAACCTGTGTCGAGACGGTCGGCGAGTTTGGGTTGTTTGGTCAAATCAAGCCATCTTCAATGAACAGGGAGATGTCGTTGAAATCTTATCGGTTGGCAATGACACCACCCAGCGTAGACAAGCAGAAGAGGCATTACAACGTAGTGAAGCCAAGTTCCGAGCTATCTTTGAAAACTCGCAGGTTGGCATCTACCGAACCCGCACCTGTGATGGATTGATTCTCAATGCCAATCAACGCTTTGCCGATCTGTTTGGCTTTGATTCACCAGAGGAGATTATCGGACTGGAACACACTACAGGCTACTATGTCAATCAGGGCGTTCGCCAACAAGCCATTGAGTTGCTGAAGCGGGATGGGGAACTGCAAAGCTTTGAAGTCCAGATGCGAAAACAAGATGGAACATTGTTTTGGGGACTTTTCTCTTCTTATTTGAATGCAGCCGATGACTACATCGAAGGGGTAATTGCGGATATTAGCGATCGCAAACAGGCAGAAGTAGCATTGCAAGCCTCTGAAGCAGAGCTACGGGCGCTCTTTTCAGCCATTCCCGATCCGCTGTGTATCTTCAATGCTGAAGGGCAAGTGATCGGCGCAATCAAAGGAAATCCGTCATATGGAGAGTTGCATAGGGAGGAGTATATTGGTAAAACACTGCATCAACTCTATGCTACGGAACAAGCTGATGAATTCCTGAGTTACATTCAGCAGGTCCTGAGAACCCAACAAGTACTCACAGTTGAATACAGCCAGTGGATAGCTGAACGAGAAATCTGGTTTTCGGCACGCATTGCACCGATTCGGCACGAGCAGGTGATTTGGATAGCGCGAGATATTACGCTGCAAAAGCGAGCAGAAGCAGCCTCAATTCTGGAAGAGCGTAACCGTATGGCACGCGAAATTCACGACACTCTCGCTCAGGCGTTTACAGGCATTCTGGCTCAGGTGGGAGCGGCAAAACAGGTGCTAACGGATGATTTAGAAGCAACTGAGGCACACCTAGACCTGATCAAAGAATTGGCGCGAACTGGACTGGTTGAAGCGCGGCGATCGGTCGTGGCGCTCCGTCCTCAGCTTTTGGAGGAAGGCAGTCTACAGAGCGCTCTACATTGTCTCGTCGCTCAACTCAGAACTGCCGCAATGGATACCACTTTATATTATGAGATTGAGGGTGCAGTATATTCTCTGCCGACTGAAGTCGAGAGTAACCTACTGCGGATTGGGCAGGAAGCCTTAACCAATGCGATTAGACACGCCAATGCTGACGAAATTCGAGTGAAGCTAGGATATGATCGCGATCAGTTTTGCTTGCGCGTGAGAGACAATGGACAGGGCTTTGGAGTTGGGAGTATTCCAGCCTCTGAGGGTTTTGGCTTACTAGGCATGAGCGAACGGGCAGAGCGCATCGGCGCACAACTCACGATTAGGAGTCAACCTGGAGAAGGAACAGAGATGATTGTTACCGTCGATCGGGAGGCATCACAATGA
- a CDS encoding IS1380 family transposase yields MTPASTERIAKQFKFEQPKSPTVVVNFQGGRVISDAGLSLIAEIDRKLEITSKFAQCFQDYRQPNKVGHSIESLIKQRIYGLVMGYEDLNDHEELRHDPMFALALGKRIGVEEQQVVLAGKSTLNRLEYCPEDVEQGADSRYHKIGHSPEKIESLFVKLFLESYSKEPRQIILDLDVTDDLVHGNQEQAFFNTYYGGYCYAPLYIFCGKHLLAAKLRPSNIDRVFGALSELQRVIKQIRQQWKDVEILVRGDSAYSRDDIMTWCESQPGLDYVFGLAQNSRLIQLATKTKDRARIEFEQKLSTVVSFLETVFKPDEQLPGLACDLIDNSIWYKSLDYQTRESWSRSRRVVCKVEYGAKATKIRFVVTSLATNKVPPSQLYKQKYCQRGEMENRFKEQQLELFSDRTSTHSFAGNQLRLWFSSIAYVLMNALRQKCLNKTELQNATVGTIRTKLLKLGAVITVSTRRILIAITSSCPYRHIFATAHRRLKMLPNTA; encoded by the coding sequence ATGACCCCAGCTTCAACAGAGCGCATAGCGAAACAGTTCAAATTTGAACAGCCAAAATCACCTACAGTCGTAGTTAATTTCCAGGGTGGAAGAGTAATATCTGATGCCGGGTTAAGCTTAATTGCTGAAATAGACAGAAAATTAGAAATTACATCAAAGTTTGCACAGTGTTTTCAAGATTACCGTCAGCCAAATAAAGTTGGCCATTCAATAGAGAGCTTAATTAAACAACGGATATATGGGTTGGTCATGGGGTACGAAGACTTAAATGACCATGAAGAATTACGCCATGATCCAATGTTTGCTCTAGCATTAGGGAAAAGAATAGGAGTAGAGGAGCAGCAGGTAGTTTTAGCAGGAAAGAGTACATTAAATCGGCTAGAATATTGTCCTGAAGATGTGGAACAAGGAGCAGACAGCCGTTACCATAAAATCGGGCATTCTCCAGAAAAAATAGAGAGCTTATTTGTCAAATTATTTTTAGAATCTTACTCCAAAGAACCACGACAAATTATTTTGGATTTAGATGTAACTGATGACCTCGTACACGGCAATCAGGAACAAGCTTTCTTCAATACTTATTACGGAGGATACTGCTATGCCCCACTTTATATTTTTTGTGGAAAACATCTATTAGCAGCCAAACTTCGCCCTTCTAATATAGACCGAGTATTTGGGGCATTATCAGAACTACAGAGAGTGATTAAACAAATACGTCAACAATGGAAAGATGTTGAGATTTTAGTACGTGGAGATAGTGCCTATTCTAGGGACGATATCATGACTTGGTGCGAATCACAGCCCGGATTAGATTATGTTTTTGGATTGGCACAAAACAGTCGTTTAATTCAATTGGCTACGAAGACTAAAGATAGAGCCAGGATTGAATTTGAGCAGAAATTATCAACAGTAGTTTCATTTTTAGAAACCGTATTTAAACCAGATGAGCAGCTTCCAGGGCTGGCTTGTGACTTGATTGATAACTCTATTTGGTATAAGTCGTTAGACTATCAGACTCGTGAATCTTGGAGCCGTAGTCGTCGTGTTGTTTGTAAAGTTGAATATGGAGCAAAGGCAACTAAGATTCGTTTTGTTGTAACTTCTCTGGCTACCAATAAAGTACCACCTAGTCAACTATATAAACAAAAATATTGTCAGCGAGGGGAGATGGAAAATCGTTTTAAAGAACAACAACTAGAACTTTTTAGCGATAGAACCAGTACCCACTCATTTGCGGGAAATCAATTACGTTTATGGTTCTCTTCCATAGCTTACGTTTTGATGAATGCCTTGCGCCAAAAGTGTTTAAATAAAACTGAATTACAAAATGCTACTGTTGGGACTATTCGTACCAAGTTATTGAAGTTAGGAGCTGTGATTACTGTAAGTACACGCCGTATTTTAATTG
- a CDS encoding response regulator transcription factor, which yields MSQAIRVLIADDHAIFRQGLATIINRDPDMQVIAQAENGEQAIALFGEHQPDVTLMDLRMPEVEGVAAIGAICATAKSARIIVLTTYDSDEDIYRGLQAGAKGYLLKETEPDELLNAIRTVHRGQKYIPPDVGAKLVQRLSNPELSERELEVLGSLAQGMSNADIAAALSIGEGTVKSHVNRILNKLDVSDRTQAVIVAVKRGIVNL from the coding sequence ATGAGCCAAGCCATTCGGGTTCTCATTGCAGACGATCATGCTATTTTTCGGCAAGGATTAGCCACGATTATTAACCGTGACCCAGATATGCAGGTGATTGCCCAAGCCGAAAATGGGGAACAAGCGATCGCTCTATTTGGGGAACACCAACCGGATGTCACGCTCATGGATCTACGAATGCCTGAAGTGGAAGGAGTTGCCGCCATCGGTGCAATTTGTGCTACTGCTAAATCTGCTCGGATTATTGTACTGACCACGTATGATAGTGACGAAGATATTTATCGGGGATTGCAGGCAGGCGCAAAAGGATATCTGTTGAAAGAAACTGAACCTGACGAGCTTCTGAATGCTATTCGTACCGTTCATCGGGGTCAGAAGTATATTCCGCCTGATGTAGGAGCAAAGTTGGTACAACGCCTCAGCAATCCAGAACTGAGTGAACGAGAACTAGAAGTACTCGGCTCACTGGCGCAGGGAATGAGCAATGCCGATATTGCAGCTGCTTTGAGTATCGGTGAAGGCACTGTCAAATCTCATGTCAATCGGATTTTGAATAAGTTAGATGTGAGCGATCGCACCCAAGCTGTAATTGTTGCCGTTAAACGCGGCATTGTTAATTTATAG
- a CDS encoding DsbA family protein has protein sequence MNDDHSHSSLLVTPSTQDWMRGVLSAKVVLVMYGDYQCSKSADVYKLIKLLKGELSASFGEDDLCFIFRHFPQAQIHPQAQRAAQAAVAAAAQGQFWSMHDTLFAHQQKLENGYLVEYANDLGLDIPQFLKELSKQVHIDRINEDIESGLQSGITAAPALFINNIQYIGRWRMTELMATIVAASH, from the coding sequence ATGAACGACGATCATAGCCACAGTTCCTTACTTGTAACCCCTTCAACCCAGGATTGGATGCGAGGTGTGCTGAGTGCTAAGGTCGTGTTGGTGATGTATGGAGACTATCAATGCTCTAAAAGTGCGGATGTTTACAAGCTGATTAAATTGCTCAAAGGAGAACTTAGTGCTTCTTTTGGAGAAGATGATTTATGCTTTATCTTCCGTCATTTTCCGCAAGCACAGATTCATCCCCAAGCTCAACGGGCAGCCCAAGCAGCCGTTGCCGCCGCCGCTCAGGGACAGTTTTGGTCAATGCACGACACTTTGTTTGCCCATCAACAGAAGTTAGAAAATGGTTATCTTGTAGAGTACGCCAATGATTTAGGGCTTGATATCCCTCAATTTCTCAAAGAGTTGTCTAAACAAGTGCATATTGATCGCATCAATGAGGATATCGAAAGTGGATTGCAGAGTGGAATAACGGCGGCTCCAGCCCTATTTATCAATAACATCCAATATATCGGACGTTGGAGAATGACAGAGTTGATGGCAACCATTGTTGCTGCAAGTCACTAG
- a CDS encoding helix-turn-helix domain-containing protein yields MAGVTKVKIKESAEELRELLRKQKTALGKERISALYLLKIGQVKTIQDLAVVLGRGSATVQRWLKAYTETGIVSLVSRKKGSGRPPLINKDAQEQLLKELEEPQGFKSYEEIRTWLKAVEGVEASYKVVHDTVRYRMKAKLKVPRAVGIKHKEEAESELKKNCLNT; encoded by the coding sequence ATGGCTGGAGTCACCAAAGTAAAAATAAAAGAGTCAGCAGAGGAATTACGTGAACTGCTGAGAAAACAAAAAACAGCATTAGGTAAAGAACGTATAAGCGCGTTGTATTTATTGAAAATAGGGCAGGTAAAGACAATACAAGATTTGGCTGTGGTGTTGGGAAGAGGGAGTGCGACAGTACAAAGGTGGTTAAAGGCTTATACAGAAACGGGAATTGTCAGTCTGGTATCAAGAAAAAAGGGTTCAGGGCGGCCGCCGCTCATTAACAAGGATGCTCAAGAACAGCTTTTAAAAGAATTAGAAGAACCGCAAGGATTCAAAAGTTATGAAGAAATCCGAACATGGTTAAAAGCGGTGGAGGGTGTAGAAGCGTCATACAAAGTAGTACATGACACGGTGCGTTATCGAATGAAAGCGAAGCTAAAAGTGCCGCGTGCAGTAGGGATAAAACACAAAGAAGAAGCAGAATCAGAGTTAAAAAAAAACTGCCTCAATACTTAG
- a CDS encoding nuclear transport factor 2 family protein: protein MSENNKAILEAANAAIAEGNNEGFLSFCADDTHWTFVGDKTLKGKEAVHQWMATTYIEPPNFMVANLIAEGDFVTALGDITMKDEDGKAVHYPYCDIWRFRGGKIVELRAFVIKTEVKDETSGSSTRADSMRSQPGGESLLNG from the coding sequence ATGTCAGAGAACAATAAAGCAATTTTAGAAGCGGCAAACGCGGCGATCGCTGAAGGCAACAATGAAGGATTCTTGTCGTTCTGCGCCGACGACACGCATTGGACGTTTGTAGGCGACAAGACTCTTAAAGGAAAAGAAGCTGTTCACCAATGGATGGCAACGACATACATAGAGCCGCCAAATTTTATGGTTGCTAACTTAATCGCTGAGGGTGATTTCGTCACGGCACTCGGCGACATAACAATGAAGGACGAAGACGGGAAGGCGGTTCATTACCCGTACTGCGACATCTGGCGCTTTCGCGGCGGCAAGATTGTTGAATTAAGGGCTTTCGTCATCAAAACCGAGGTCAAGGATGAAACTAGCGGCTCATCGACGCGGGCTGATTCGATGCGATCGCAACCTGGAGGCGAATCGCTTCTAAATGGTTAA
- a CDS encoding prolyl oligopeptidase family serine peptidase, with amino-acid sequence MPTIAYPETKRVNVVEEHFGQKVADPYRWLENDVRNDKEVAAWVEAQNKVTNAYLNTLPSRDIFKNRLKQLYNYERFTIPVKKGGRYFYLYNSGLQSQRVLYVRDSVDGAGRVLIDPNSWAKDGAIALAEWSASDDGKRVVYAVQDGGTDWRTIRVLDVNTGKVQGDEVKWVRFSPTIAWAKDGSGFFYARYPEPKQGTESQASVANHAVYFHAIGTPQAQDRLVYATPDQPTLGHYLSITEDGCYIAIVSTPASIGNKLTVVDLKSADWKPRKLVDNLDDRWHVVGNVGTKFFLMTTKDAPRFKVVTMDIAAADPVITDVVPEQDSVLSNASLVGGRLFTSYLVDVQTEVQRYTLDGKADGVVKLPGIGTAIGFEGDQNDQETFFGFTSFNAPGVIYRYDVASNTARVWTQPKVAIDLNRIAVEQRFYKSKDGTRVPMFIVRRKDVTNPAPTLLYAYGGYAITEPPAFSAERLAWVEQGGVFAHAHIRGGSEYGKAWHEAGRRQKKQNVFDDFIAAGEYLKAQSITPQNGLAIQGRSNGGLLISAVVNQRPDLFAAALPQVGVMDMLRFDQFTGGKLWLDEYGSPAQEADFRNLLKYSPYHNIQSGKDYPAILATTADTDDRVVPSHTFKYVAALQAADIGDKPHFARIETRAGHGAGKPTDKIIEETADMWAFAAHWTGLDVKPAK; translated from the coding sequence ATGCCTACGATCGCCTATCCTGAAACCAAGCGGGTCAATGTCGTTGAGGAACATTTCGGGCAGAAGGTCGCCGACCCCTATCGCTGGCTGGAAAACGATGTCCGCAACGACAAGGAAGTTGCCGCCTGGGTCGAAGCCCAGAACAAGGTGACTAACGCTTATCTCAACACGCTACCAAGTCGAGATATCTTCAAGAACCGACTGAAGCAGTTGTACAACTATGAGCGGTTCACCATTCCAGTCAAAAAGGGGGGACGATATTTCTACCTCTATAATTCCGGACTTCAGAGCCAGCGGGTTCTCTATGTCCGCGACAGTGTGGATGGCGCAGGGCGTGTGCTGATCGATCCCAACAGTTGGGCAAAAGACGGGGCGATCGCGCTGGCCGAATGGTCGGCATCTGACGACGGCAAGCGCGTGGTTTATGCGGTGCAGGATGGCGGCACGGACTGGCGCACGATTCGGGTGCTGGACGTAAACACGGGCAAGGTGCAGGGCGATGAAGTCAAATGGGTGAGGTTCAGCCCCACCATCGCATGGGCTAAGGACGGCTCCGGCTTTTTCTACGCCCGTTACCCTGAACCGAAGCAGGGCACCGAATCGCAAGCAAGCGTAGCCAACCATGCCGTCTATTTTCATGCGATCGGCACGCCCCAAGCACAGGATCGGCTGGTTTATGCAACTCCAGATCAGCCGACCCTGGGGCATTACTTGAGCATCACCGAAGACGGGTGTTACATCGCGATCGTTTCCACGCCCGCTTCGATCGGCAACAAACTGACTGTGGTGGATCTCAAGAGCGCCGACTGGAAACCCCGCAAGCTGGTCGATAATCTCGACGATCGATGGCACGTCGTCGGCAATGTGGGGACGAAGTTCTTCCTCATGACCACCAAGGACGCACCGCGGTTCAAGGTGGTGACGATGGACATCGCTGCCGCCGATCCGGTGATCACGGATGTGGTGCCGGAGCAGGATTCGGTTCTGAGCAATGCGTCCCTGGTTGGCGGACGGTTGTTCACCTCCTATCTGGTCGATGTGCAGACGGAAGTTCAACGCTACACACTTGATGGCAAAGCTGACGGCGTTGTGAAGCTGCCCGGCATCGGCACTGCGATCGGCTTTGAGGGCGACCAGAACGACCAGGAAACCTTCTTCGGCTTCACCAGCTTCAACGCCCCAGGCGTGATCTATCGATACGATGTCGCCAGCAATACGGCGCGTGTGTGGACACAACCCAAGGTTGCGATCGATCTAAATCGGATCGCGGTCGAACAGCGTTTCTACAAGTCGAAGGACGGTACCCGTGTCCCGATGTTTATTGTCCGGCGCAAAGATGTGACCAATCCAGCGCCGACCTTGCTCTATGCGTATGGCGGCTATGCCATAACCGAGCCTCCCGCCTTTTCAGCCGAGCGGCTAGCGTGGGTCGAACAGGGCGGGGTGTTCGCGCACGCCCATATTCGCGGCGGCTCCGAATATGGCAAGGCATGGCACGAAGCGGGTCGTCGTCAGAAGAAGCAGAACGTCTTCGATGATTTCATCGCAGCGGGCGAGTATCTGAAGGCACAGAGTATCACGCCCCAAAATGGCTTGGCGATTCAGGGCAGATCGAATGGTGGACTCCTGATCAGTGCAGTGGTCAATCAACGACCGGATCTGTTCGCCGCTGCGTTACCCCAGGTTGGTGTGATGGATATGCTCCGCTTCGACCAGTTCACAGGCGGGAAATTATGGCTAGACGAATATGGGTCTCCGGCACAGGAAGCGGATTTCCGTAACCTCTTGAAATATTCGCCTTATCACAACATCCAGTCCGGCAAGGATTATCCTGCGATCCTCGCCACCACTGCCGACACGGACGATCGCGTGGTGCCGAGTCACACCTTCAAATATGTCGCTGCGCTCCAGGCGGCGGATATCGGTGACAAGCCCCACTTTGCCCGCATCGAGACACGCGCGGGACATGGAGCGGGCAAGCCCACGGACAAGATCATTGAGGAAACGGCGGATATGTGGGCTTTTGCCGCTCATTGGACGGGGCTGGATGTGAAGCCAGCGAAGTGA